GCTGCAATATCGGAGGCCGAGGGCAATGCTCTAGCACATGTACCAACGCAGCATGACCGTCTTTCAATGCTCTTTTCCTAAAGCAGGGTGGGTACATTGACTTACCTAGAACACAAGCCATGTTATTATCTGCGGCAAACTTTGCAGAGCCGTCTCAGAACTTGATTCCAGACGATCGGCTCATGGCAGCTGCGTCTCCTACACGGGAGCTCTCTTGGTCTCTCAGTCATCGAAGAAAACGAGTATACCGACCACATCAATACTACAGGGTAAGCGATCCGGGACTGACATAAGAGCTCGTGCTACAGAGCATCCAGACCCTGAGTGTCCCTTCGATCTAGTCCATCCACAGAAATCAAAGCAAAGCACATTAGTCCTACTCCGGCCGCGGGAGCTCTTACTTGCCGCCCGCTGTCTCAGTCCTAATTGGAGCTGAGGCAATGGCCCATGTCTCGAGTCTGGGGACGAACCACCAACATGTCGTGTTCACTCACCCGACGAAGAGAACATCAGCGGTTGGGCCGTTCCAGCAAAAGCCATGCGAATCATGATATTCCCGGTACTCGGTAGATGAGCGATGTGCATTCTACTACCTTCAGCTCAAGTACCACGGCGCAAGTTCCGTGGTGATGTTTGCAGTCTAGGCATCACTTCTTTGAGTACGTGGCTTTCAGCTCTGTCTCACAATGGACCGATGAGGATAAATACTGGTAGCAAATGGTCCAGACACGAGAGATTCGGAATGCAAACGTCGCAAAGCCAGCATCTAGTAGCATCAGCTGAAGCAGTCTCGTGATTCTTCTCGCTGCAATCGCATTTCTAAGCTCGGCAACGCTCGAGAGAGCTACTCGTCTCGAGGGTTATAAAGTATTGACAAACCTTGGCTTTGTGGCATCTTTCTTCTATCATTCCTCACCCAAAGTTGCTTTAGCTAACTTACTATCTTCAAATCCAGACTGATCTTCTCCATCACAATCCCAGCGCAGCCATGTTTCCGAAATCTTCACCGCCCGATCCCGCCCCTTTCCCTCTATCTTCCAAGGTAGACCCATGGATACAAACCAGCCTCGTCGAAAATATATTCGATGGCAATCTGACCCTCTTGCAAGAGGCCGTGAACGCAGCAACTGCCCAAGAAATTCCGCAGCTGCGCGATTGGGGGATCAAGGACGCTGACACCTTTCTCCGCTTCCTCAGTGCCATGCTGAACTGGGTGCCTTCAGAAATTTGCAGCGGGAAGCTCATCTACAACACGTTCTGCGTTCTCTACTTTATTCTCGACCAGAGCCCCATCAACATTCCCCCATACTCGACACCCATCACCCCGAACGCTGTCGGGCAGGCCCCCCTACCACTGAGCCAATGGACAATCGACTTTGCCAACAAGGTTGGAAGCTGGATGGACACCAGCAGCTCGATCAACGCCGCAGCAATCCAGACTTTCCAAGACTCACCCCGATACAACTACGATGAGGCGATCGTGCCGCCCGGGGGTTGGAAGAATTTCAACCAGCTCTTTGCTCGCTCTCTAAAGCCTGGCCAGAGACCCATCAGCGCGGGTGAACCCTCGGATGTAGACTATAACCGTCTCGTGGTCTACCCCGCCGATTGCACTTTCGACGGAGCCTGGCCCGTTGATCAGAACAACGATATCACGATCAAAGACGTCCCTTGGAACATCAAAGACCTCCTCGCCGGCAGTCAGTACGCCGATAAATTCGAGGGCGGCACCTTTATGCATGCATACCTCAACACCTACGATTACCATCGCCAACAAGCACCTGTGGCTGGAACTGTCGTCGAGGCCAACGTGATCAAGGGCCTGGCATACTTGCAGGTCATCGTCGATCCCGAAACCGGCAAGCTGAAGCCTCATCGTAGCTACACTTCACCAGACGCCCAAGCAAAAAAGGAAGGTGGCGGAGAAAACAGCACCCTCAGCATGCCCGACGAGGCTGGGTACCAGTTTCTCCAAGCCCGCGGTTGCGTCATCATCAAAAACCCTCTTCTCGGCTACGTCGCTGTGCTGCCCATCGGTATGGCCCAGGTTTCGTCGGTCAATCTTCAGTGGCAGCCTGGACCGGGACAGCAATACCCGATTCAGCCGAATGTGAACATCAATAAGGGCGACGAGATATCTCACTTTGAGTTTGGAGGTTCCGACATCATCCTTGTGTTCCAGCAGGACGCCCAGGTTCACATTCTAGGTGCCCAAGGTCAGGCTGCGGATGGCACACCTACGAGCAAGCAGAAGTACCTGGTTGGCATGCCCTTGGGTTACTCGACAAAGGGCCTTGTTCCTTCTTCGAATGGTCACAGAAATGGAGCTACCAACGGGGCATTGATAATTCAATAAGAGTCTCATGCAGCTTCATCTGGCTGTATTGTCTGCATTCCTCGATCTCACGAGGGGTTGTATCATGTCATAGTTTCCCGATAGCTCTAGTTAGTTGTAATAGCAATAGTATGCTTCATGCTCACCTGTGCCCCCGCTATTGCAACAATCACGGACTCCGTTATGAACTGTACTCTGAATACTTGCATGTTGGTAAACGTCGTACGTAAGTTTTGTATGAATATGTACACGGAAAGGGGTCAGTACCCCCTCACAAGGTAGCCAGATCTCTCGAATCCTTGCTCGCGAACGCGCTTTTGGCTCTAAGTGTACCCCCGTACCTCAACAACAATGGAGGTACAGCACACAGGACCGTGGCCAGAGTTGCAAACACGGAAGTTGCGACGTTGAAGCCCAAGGAGTCAAACAGTGCTCGTCCGAAGAGAGGAAACGTTGCACTGCAAGTTGAACGTAAGAGTGACATGCAAGCGTAGCTGCTGGCTGAGTATGTCTGGTAGCAGTCGGTGAGATATCCAGCCAGCACGTAGTCAAACTCGTTGACTGCGTAGCCTATGGGTACGAGTGCTATCGTCGGGATAGCCCAGTGTGCTGATGTCGCGTAGGGCGGGATAGTCCAGGCAAATGACCAAAGGCCGATAGCCAACAACGGGGCTCCGATGATGAAGCCTGCGAATTTCGACTCGGGTGTGAGTGGTAGCGATCTTGACATCCTCTCGGCAAGGATTCGACGGTCGTAGAGACGTGTGAGTGCGCTGAAGACCATACCGATTGCAAGAGGGAGAAAGGGTAAGTTCACCGATGCATCGGTAAAGCCCATGTCGACGTAGACAAGGGGTAGGACCTCGGTGAAGAGGTAGACGAGCCCAAAGGCGATGGCGCTGATGACTGCGGCGAGGCAGACTATTGGCTCGGTGAAGAAGAGTCGGAGGGGGCGGAGGAGGTCGAGCTTCTCGTGAGTCGAAGGGAAAACCTTGTCCGGTGAGGTGGTGTTGGTATTTAGGCCTTGGACTTCGGTGAGTGCCTGAGCCCTCGCTAGTACGACGGAGGGACGAGACTCCCTGATTGTGAGGAGCAGCATCGTGACGCATGCTGTGACTATGGCCGCAGTGTAAAACACCCACGTCCTATGGAGTCCATGATCAGTTATAGTACACTCAAGCTGAGCCAGACATCATGGTCTTACCAGTGAGTACTTCTCATGACCAAGTCACTGAAGACCGGCCCCGTCAATATCCCGAGGTTCGCGACCAGTGACCACCAGTACAGCCACCATACCCGCGCATTGGTATCCCAAAGATCTTCGATGCTGCCCGTGGCAACAATGGTAGGGACAGACGATAACAGTCCACCGATGAAACGACCGACAACGATGCCAGGAATTGTGGGCACCTTGCCGACGAGAATGCATGACAGGCTGTATAGGCCGGTGCTGATTACGTAGAGTTTCTTACGGCCAAAGGACTCTGACCAAGGTGGGAAGAAGACTCCTCCGATAGTCTGGCCGATGAGATATCTATGTGGCAATGTGAGTGATCTGAGTTGTGGAAAAGGGCCCCTTCTTCCATCTCGCTTACGTTGAAACAAAAACGCAAGTTGCTGCAACTGGGCTCAGATTGAGATCGCCGTAAATGTGTCCAGCAACCGGTGACTATTGAAAATATCAGCATCAGTACATAGTTATTCAGGTGGAGGAAAACTGAGGAGAGCATACTCCTGCGGTGCTGATCATAGTACTAGATAGAGTCAGCTGTGATCCCTAGACAGTAAGACGAGGTCGACATACGTGAAGAACTCAAGAAAGACAATCAAGCACGTATCATATGTCTTCCGCGCCTGGCTCCATTGCCTTGGATGAACGTGCCTTCCCAGCGTCCATGAATCCTCACTCCCAGAGCAAGGAATAACCGAAAGCTCAACATCTATCTTTGGATAGTCCCTCGTCGTAGATGGGGAGGCCGAAGAAGGCGCAGCTGTCAAATGAGTAAAATGCATGTTGAAGGCGGCATGTGGCGTACTCCTCCTTGCTCCAAAATCATTGCGGGCCATGCAAGGACTTTTCTCGCACTCTGTCAAGATGCTCTGCCCGGACGTTGGATATGGAGAAGCACAGAATATGCCAACACGAAGGATTACAGCCCTGATATATCAATATTGCCCACGTTTGCGCCAAGGAGGTTCGAAAACGTGCTTGTGCCTGCCGGGGAAACTAGTGTGGAAGCGAGTTGGACGTAGTCAAACTCATTGACCGCGTATCCGCGCCGTCCAGCCCAAGCATATGACGGTGTTCTGTTTGGAGTGGCATGTCTCAACCCAGTCTAATAAGACAGCAACCGTTTGCTGACCGCAGTTCCGGGAATTAGTTGGACCAAATCGAGGCATTGAATCGGCATCTGAGCCAGGGCGTGGACAAGGGAATTCTCCCGCAGACCTTGTCCTTCCAAGAACATGGGGCCAGGGCTTCCCCATGCCTGTCATTACCGCCTTTACGGGGCCTACCTAAGGTGAAAGGAGGGAGACAAGGGGCTCCGAGCATCGACGGCTCATGACTTGTTCACCTCTGAAGTAGGGAGAGATCTAGACTGAGCACGACATGCCATGACAACTCGTCTCCGAACCAATCGCGTCAACGACTCACAGTTTCACCCTTGCAATTCGCTTAGTCTGTTTGCAGTCTAGATGGGTTCAAAGCCTTTCAGCCACCCCGTCTCAAGCCAAACCGCCCCGGAGCTGGAGTTTAGTTTCCCAGGGGGGCCAGGGCCAACACACCCAACTTCACCCAGCCTGCCAGCTTTCACCCAAACTTCACCCAACCCAAGAAAAGGAGGCACCCAATCTCCCCAGACCAACGAGACACGGGGCGTCCGCTTAGCGTGACCCGGCGGCACGGTACCATACACGCTAACTGGTCGTGCGTCTCGCGCGATTGGCTCTGGCGGGTTTGCCGGTCCTCGAGTCCTCGTGAGGGGGGCGCCACAAGCGTGTGAGCCGCCTCCGGGACTAGGGCTCTTTCGGTAGAGATGCAAGTCTGGGCTGAGCTGAGGTGCTCTCAGCTTGGAGCAATATTGAGATCTGCCGAGAGTCATTGGGCACACTTACTTGAAAGCTTCATGCTCAGGAATTTAGGGTCAGAATGTGAATGTGGGGAAAGAAGGACTGGGATTGGAAGACTGCAAGCGACTCTTGGGAAGCGTCCAGCTTGCCTTGACAACAAGAAAGCGCTATTCGGTCACGAACTCCCACAATCGTCGTGTTAATCTTGGGACAGAACGAGAGGTGCTGAAGTAGTACAGAGGTGAGTGATGTCGTCGGGTTTGCTGACATTCGCCATCATAATTACGACACAGCGGCGATGAACTCGTAAAGGATTCGACCAACAAATTGAACCTTTCAGGGCACCTGGCATTGCGTTTGTCTACCGGGACGAGAGTCCAAAAAAAGATGGACTCCGCCACCTTCATTGCAGAATCGGGTATGTTTGTCGCCTTTCCCCTTGACGTTCGTTAGTATCTACCCGTCCATTCATCTAGCTGTGGGGTCATATTCTTGTTGGTTGCCATGTTGTCTTTGACCAGCGATGTTTGCGTTTGCGTCCCGAGTCTCGACTCTCATTACCCTGTTTGTTTCTGGGGGCTCCGCGCGAGCCGTTGGCTCCTCACTGGTAACAAACAACATCGCACGTCTTAAGTTCAACGACTGCGGAGTCAAGAACGCGGAGATGACAGAAAGCGAACTTAATCTTATTGCTCCCCCGGAATACTCATCAGCACAGGTCACCAACATGCCCTCCCCAAACGTGCCGATCCCGTTGGCTCCCGTGGGCTTCCGCTCCCGTTTACACCGACTCCGAGTCCCCTCTCTCTATCGTACAACCACATCAATGTCACCATCCACACTGTCCAGCTCCCTCTCAAACGTCATCTGGATATCCACAACCTGCTGCAGCTGCTCACAATCCAATCTCCGCTTCTTGTGCGCAGCCAGACTCTTGGCCGTCCGAACCACGTTCTTGATCTGCCGCCCGTTCAACTTGCCCCCGGCAAGCTTCTCATACCCGTCCTCGTCGATATCGACACCGCCCTCGACATTGCCCAGAAAGTTCTTCCACACCTTCAACCGGCTCTCTCGCGGCAGGTCGTCATACTTGAGGGGCACGTGGATGCGACTCTTGAAGGCGTCGTCAAAGGTCCGTACGCGGTTCGTCGTCATGAAGAGAATGCCGCTGTAGTACTCGAGTGTGCGCAGGAAGATGGACACGAGACTGTTGCGCTCCATATCGTGCAGTGATCGACGCTCGAGGAAGACGTCGGCCTCATCTATGAGGAGCACCGCCTTCCAGGTACTCGCCAGATCGAGCGTCTTGGTCAGCTTATCGTCCAGGACCTCTGACGAGGTACCGAGGTCGCCCGAGGAGACAATGTACAGCGGCCGACGGCTAAACTCGGCCACGCACTCCGCCGTCAAGGTCTTTCCCACGCCAGGAGGACCATGCAAGACGAGAATGAGGCCCTTGCCCTTGCCCTTGACAATGTCATCAAACGCTGACGAGTTTGGATCAGTGGTCCGGGCGGTGTGCTCCGCGACAAGAGCCTGCACAAGCTCCTTTTGGGAGTCTGGAAGGACGAGCTGCTCGAAGCATTGCGTGTTCCACTCGATTGGGCTGATCTTGTCGACGAAGAAGTCGAGGAACTTCTTCTCGGTGAAGCTGAAGCCGCGGACCATGGGGCTGGCCAGCAGACATTCCTCGTCCGTCAGAGGCGCAAACTCGGCAGTCTCCTTTGGAACGAGTTCCATGTCGTCGCTCTCATCGTCCTGCTTCCGCTTCCGGCCTGCTGCCTTGGGAAACGAGCTGACGTTAAAGGCGTAGTCGGCCATGATGCGGTGGTGAGTCTCGGCGTCGACCATGACCCGGCCATCAATGTTGAAGCGGCGATTGCGGGGGTCCAACGCTACGCCCTTGTACTGACGGAAATTCTGGCCGGCGAGAGCCTCCCATCGTCGACCGCGCTCAGTAAGGAGGCGCGAAACGGCGTCGGGGTCAGGGTGGTGCGCCAAAGGAAGAGCGTTGAGAGAGGCGATTGGCGAGGCTCCAGAGAAGGCGGGAATCAAGAGGGAATCGTATCTCGTGCCAAAGTCGTCAACGTCAAAGTCGACAAACTCGACGCTCAGCTGGAGACCGGGACATTGGCCGCAGGTATACTGGTAGCTATTGAGCTTGTACACGCGGGCCTGGCTCATCCTAGTAGCGTAGACGAGGCACCCTGGACGGAAGATGGTCCAGAGGTGCTCGTAGCTCATCAAGCCCTGCTCAAGAAGGTTTGCGCCGTCGACAAGGGCATCGTGGAACTCCTCGTCAATAAAGCTGAGCAGCATGGGGAGGTGCCTGGCTTCATCGGAACCGGGTTCGTGGTCGACAGCGGTGTCGGACAGCTCCTGACGGTAGTGGTAGAGACTACGGGGAGGGAAGTCGACGGTGATGTTGGAAGTCAGGTAGGATTGGCCAGGATATTTGCTGCCAATGACGTCTCCCAAGATATTCTTGAGTCCGGGAGAGTTGACCTCAAGTGAGGTACGGCAGATATACTTGTTCTGGCCGTCATACTGGCGCGTAATCTGGATGCGTCTGTGTGAGAGGAGAAGGTAGCTAGTGGTGGGGAGGAGTACTTACGCAGAGTGCATACTTCTCGTACCAGTTGATCTTCTCCTGGGGAATGTCCTCGTCTTCCTTTGGTTCGGTGATGTATGGGTGTCCCTTCTTTGTCTACCGCTTCTCCAGGTGCTTGACCTCGATCTGCATGGGTGCCTTCTCAAGTTCCTCGCGACGTTTCTTGTCTTCCTCGGTGAGAACTCCATTGATCTCCTCCTGGTCCTCTTCATCAAGGGGCTGCTGAACTGAATGTTTGCCCGGGCCGGGGGCGGTTTGCCTGGTGCGTGCCATTGTGAATTGTAGAGGCCTTGATAAAAAGATCTTGGGAGTTTTCAAGGAGTGGAGTCTGTGGGAGGTGGGAAGACGATTTGTTTTCTTCAAGCCAGATGTCTCTAGATCTCGAGGCTCTTTATACTGAGAACCCAATGCCTCAAGATGTTTTAGAATGCCTCAGCCCGTGATAGCCTGCCTAGAATTTCGGGACCCGGCAGGACATAGGTAGGCAGCCGTACCCCGCTCGGACGGCCGTCAAGAGTCATCGGCTCCCGGAAACGCATCGGATTGACGGGAACAAGACCATCTCTGAGTCAAAGTCCTATCGGTAACCTTGATGGGATTCAGTAAAATGGAGGAAGACACCGAGATCTGCGGGGTTCTGGGCTTGTGTTATGCGGCATGGTTCTAGGCCGGGGGGTTGCTGCCTGCGTCGCCTGAAATCCTTTGAGCCGCGAACCAGCCTAATGGACCGAAAGTCCCTTTCGAGCCTTTTATGGTACGTTTCGACTCTTTGGACTTGCATTCTTGCATCATTGCACATGGTATTCCTTGAACGCTGCCCAATAACATCGCTAAAGTTGGTTGATCAAACCGCCTTAGGCTACGGTTCAAGAGTGATGCGGCAAGTTTGCGTCTTGAAAGATTCGGAAGATTGAAGTTGGACGCATCATTAGATCTTTCGATCTCAAGACTAGACTTGAATCGTTGTACTTGCACAATCACCGTCAAGACTCTTGAGGCTCTGAAGCGTCGTTGTCTTGGGAGTGGAGAGGATGACAAGGGGCCACCAGCCACACGGCAAGGCAGCCGCCTCTGTGGCGCATGATTGTGGCGCGAAGGACCTTATTGATTAGGTCATCAATGGCCAAATGAGTCTTTTCTAATTCTGCCTTCACTTGACTGAGTGAGTAGTGACAACAATACTTCGTAGTAAATAGAGGATATGATGCACATGAATGATATCACGGTCGACGTCTTACAGACTCGTCTAGGACAAAGAAGCTCTTATGTATCTGATTCTACATACAAGCTGGCGTGGCCAGCGCACCGTCTTGCGAGGTGCATGATTTCTTCCCCCTGCTACTGTAAGTGCAACGCAGCGTATGCGAAAATGGTGCATCAATCGCCGTGTAATGTTTACTCTATCCCCAAAACTCCATAATTATGTCTCAtgcctttttttcttttgcgTATATACAGCGACT
The DNA window shown above is from Colletotrichum lupini chromosome 7, complete sequence and carries:
- a CDS encoding fluconazole resistance protein 1, whose product is MHFTHLTAAPSSASPSTTRDYPKIDVELSVIPCSGSEDSWTLGRHVHPRQWSQARKTYDTCLIVFLEFFTTMISTAGSPVAGHIYGDLNLSPVAATCVFVSTYLIGQTIGGVFFPPWSESFGRKKLYVISTGLYSLSCILVGKVPTIPGIVVGRFIGGLLSSVPTIVATGSIEDLWDTNARVWWLYWWSLVANLGILTGPVFSDLVMRSTHWTWVFYTAAIVTACVTMLLLTIRESRPSVVLARAQALTEVQGLNTNTTSPDKVFPSTHEKLDLLRPLRLFFTEPIVCLAAVISAIAFGLVYLFTEVLPLVYVDMGFTDASVNLPFLPLAIGMVFSALTRLYDRRILAERMSRSLPLTPESKFAGFIIGAPLLAIGLWSFAWTIPPYATSAHWAIPTIALVPIGYAVNEFDYVLAGYLTDCYQTYSASSYACMSLLRSTCSATFPLFGRALFDSLGFNVATSVFATLATVLCAVPPLLLRYGGTLRAKSAFASKDSRDLATL
- a CDS encoding AAA family ATPase — its product is MARTRQTAPGPGKHSVQQPLDEEDQEEINGVLTEEDKKRREELEKAPMQIEEDEDIPQEKINWYEKYALCITRQYDGQNKYICRTSLEVNSPGLKNILGDVIGSKYPGQSYLTSNITVDFPPRSLYHYRQELSDTAVDHEPGSDEARHLPMLLSFIDEEFHDALVDGANLLEQGLMSYEHLWTIFRPGCLVYATRMSQARVYKLNSYQYTCGQCPGLQLSVEFVDFDVDDFGTRYDSLLIPAFSGASPIASLNALPLAHHPDPDAVSRLLTERGRRWEALAGQNFRQYKGVALDPRNRRFNIDGRVMVDAETHHRIMADYAFNVSSFPKAAGRKRKQDDESDDMELVPKETAEFAPLTDEECLLASPMVRGFSFTEKKFLDFFVDKISPIEWNTQCFEQLVLPDSQKELVQALVAEHTARTTDPNSSAFDDIVKGKGKGLILVLHGPPGVGKTLTAECVAEFSRRPLYIVSSGDLGTSSEVLDDKLTKTLDLASTWKAVLLIDEADVFLERRSLHDMERNSLVSIFLRTLEYYSGILFMTTNRVRTFDDAFKSRIHVPLKYDDLPRESRLKVWKNFLGNVEGGVDIDEDGYEKLAGGKLNGRQIKNVVRTAKSLAAHKKRRLDCEQLQQVVDIQMTFERELDSVDGDIDVVVR